Part of the Henckelia pumila isolate YLH828 chromosome 2, ASM3356847v2, whole genome shotgun sequence genome is shown below.
GTGTATAACCACGGTATGAGGTGATTGTACTCGACCAGAGCGCTTTCGTTTGGTTCGATAAAGACAAAAGACCAATGCTCCTGCAAAGACGAGGGCACAAACACAACCAATAACAGATCCTACAACCACCCCAGTTGATTTCTTCCCATTGCCATTTGATCTTCCATCACCATCTGAAGGGGATCCAGGAGAATTTCCACTCCCACCCTGAGGTGGGGGAGTAGCATTCTTCCCAATATTCAAGTTTCCATTAGTGTTGACCGACACGCTACTCCTAAAAATTGGTACCGGCCCATAGATATGATTATTCGAAACATCCAACACTGTAAGATCGGGAAGGTTCGTCAATTCAGTGGGAATAACACCTGTCAATAAGTTATCAGACAGAATCAATCTCTGCAGAGTTGTAATTTGTGAAAAATTAGGAGAGATAGTTCCACTTAGATTCATTCCATGAAAATTCACAACGGTAATCTTCCCATTGCTACAGGTAATCCCCTTCCAAGAATCACACGGGTCATTCCCATCCCAAACTCCAGCAAACTGAACAGGATACCCAAAATCCTTAACCACAGTGACAAGTGTATCTACTCGTGGATCGCATTTCACACCAGGATCAGGTAAACAAAAACTGTTAGTTCCGGCCCTCATATCCACCAGTACAGTGTCACTAAAACTCGGAGTCTTCCCTTGTAACTTGTTGTTCGTTAAATTCACCATCACCAATGACTTCAATCCAACCAAAGAATCAGGCACGGGCCCAGTCAAAATATTATCCCGTAAACTCAAGGTCTGCAACTGAGTTAAGCCAGTGAAATCCGGTAATGGTCCGGTAAATAAATTTCCATGCAACCAAACCTGAGTCAATTGAGTCATATTTTGCAAAACATCAACCGAACCATTCAATCTAGCACTACCTTTCTGACTATTGAGCCACAGTGACTGTATGGTAGAGCCCGAGAACGTAGATGGCAACGGGCCCTCTAGATAATTAAACGATAAATGCAAATTCACTAAGCTCGGAAACGTATCAGACCCAAAAAAATCGGGCAATATTCCAGAAAGATTGGTACTCGTGGCTGAAAATTTTTGCAAAGTAGACGCACTCTTGATACTTTCAGGAATAACCCACGAGTCTAAGGGATTGTAATCCAAGGAAAACTCTTGTAACGAGTTCATACCAGTGAAAAAATCCGAGGGAATTGAAGAGAAATTGTTCTCGTTAAGCAAAATCCTCTGAAGCGAGCTCAAACCTGAAAAACTCGGCAGCGGGCCACTGAGATGGTTGCCCATAACTTCAAATATCTGCAAAGACGTGAGTTTATTGAGGCTGGGAGGTAGAAACCCTTCAAGATTCTGATTTCCGATCTGGATCCGGGTCACCCGATTATCCGTGGAACACTGCACGTGAGTCCATGTACAGCAGTCCGGGTCGACCCAACCCAGCTGGCTAGGTGAATTGAGGCTCTTCTTGAGGTCTTGCATAACCGCCGCATCGGGTGACTGCGACCGAGCAACGGCGGCTAAAACCGAAAACACAGCTAACAAAAGCAAAAGCATACTCCAGGCCATTAACTCCCACAGAGTGAAATGGGTTCGAAGAAAATAATTGGGTCTGGCTCAAAAATCTCACATTCCATCAAAAATCTTCATTTTATTCACTATTCTGAGATTCTTTTCACCTTTTCCTCGATCGGTCACTAGGGTTCTATCTTTTCAAGAAAGTAGAAAAGGAAATCAAAAAAAAGTAGAGACTAAAGCAGTGTGCGAGTTTATACGTAGGATGGGGAACTGCGAAAGGTGAGAATTGGGTGAAGCGTGGGGCTTGATTCCTTGCATACAAGGAAGAGGAAACAGTGTGCGTTTAGTGTGTGTTACATTTCATTGCATAGGGAAGATAGAATTTAAGACATTAATGGGGGCTCTGTGTGAGATGGGATACAGTTGGCACATGGGTGGGGGATTTCAATTTTGGCAATTTTGGCCCCATTTTTTTACGGGTGGGCCCcattttttatttagaaaatttaatttttaacattttAGATTGTAAGAAATTAATGCTGACTCTTTGTAATATTTCGATAATTagttaaattattatttaaatcgTATTACGTCTTCAAAATATAAATGTTTATAATAATTACTTTAATTCTATAGGTTATAGTATATATTATATAGTCACCGTGATATTGTATGATTATAACACATGATGTCAAGATGATTGCTTTGTCTCCTACTCCTAGTTATCAGAAAATAAAGTTAcgttatatataaaattttatattatatcaattttaaataagtTATGGATGGTCTGGGAAAGATATAAGTTGAAAAAAGACAAGCGGAACTAGAttcggatttaataattttaaatacaaattacaaattttttttttcttttatgtcGTTTAACTTTGTATACGTTTTTCACACGAATTAAGAAAGTTacgagaaaattaaaatttttaaaacaattcTGTTTTACCTTTATTGAATGAGATAAAAAGAAATTGAAAGTAGTTAATGCATTTAGTGAAAATGGTGGGTTGagaaaataatagaaaaaataacatttaatataaaaattggaCTATATATTTAACGAGCGAAAAAATATGTTTGAAAAGTAGAAAGTACCATTTTAATTTGCTCAacatttcatcttttattttcCACAAAAAGTGTATACTTTGCTTGttgataatatattttaattaattgatagcTTCCGGCTATTGATTTGGTTGTGATTAGGTGAAAAATTTATGTCAACAAATAACAAGTTTTTTTTACAAGAAAATAATAAGTTATTTGCAAATTAATGAATACACATTTATTAAGCCGCGGCCCCTCCATCATATTGTCCCGCGAATTATTTCTCCAATTCTTGcagataataaataaatattaatcaaCTTATTAAATTTTAGTAGATAGaaacaattaatttttaattaaaaaatgaagTATTTTTCGACTTAATTAATATCAGGTCTTGAATTATTTTACCATTCTTTTAAATTAATACGTATTTAAATCGATGAAGCAAAAAACTATGTAAAAAGAATAA
Proteins encoded:
- the LOC140881448 gene encoding receptor protein kinase TMK1-like — protein: MAWSMLLLLLAVFSVLAAVARSQSPDAAVMQDLKKSLNSPSQLGWVDPDCCTWTHVQCSTDNRVTRIQIGNQNLEGFLPPSLNKLTSLQIFEVMGNHLSGPLPSFSGLSSLQRILLNENNFSSIPSDFFTGMNSLQEFSLDYNPLDSWVIPESIKSASTLQKFSATSTNLSGILPDFFGSDTFPSLVNLHLSFNYLEGPLPSTFSGSTIQSLWLNSQKGSARLNGSVDVLQNMTQLTQVWLHGNLFTGPLPDFTGLTQLQTLSLRDNILTGPVPDSLVGLKSLVMVNLTNNKLQGKTPSFSDTVLVDMRAGTNSFCLPDPGVKCDPRVDTLVTVVKDFGYPVQFAGVWDGNDPCDSWKGITCSNGKITVVNFHGMNLSGTISPNFSQITTLQRLILSDNLLTGVIPTELTNLPDLTVLDVSNNHIYGPVPIFRSSVSVNTNGNLNIGKNATPPPQGGSGNSPGSPSDGDGRSNGNGKKSTGVVVGSVIGCVCALVFAGALVFCLYRTKRKRSGRVQSPHTVVIHPRDSGSEDAVKITIAGSSINGGMSETLSHVSSGPRDIHIVETGNMVISIQVLKNVTNNFSEQNILGRGGFGTVYKGELHDGTKIAVKRMESGVMSEKGLDEFKSEIAVLTKVRHRHLVELLGYCLDGNERLLVYEYMPQGTLSRFLFNWKEEGLKPLEWTKRLSIALDVARGVEYLHGLAQQSFIHRDLKPSNILLGDDMRAKVADFGLVRLAPDGKASIATRLAGTFGYLAPEYAVTGRVSTKIDVFSFGVILMELITGRKALDESYPDDSQHLVPWFRRMLINKENFQKSIDSTIDLDEETLSSINTVAELAGHCSSREPHQRPDMSHSVNVLSSLAELWKPSEPADPDDVYGIDYDMTLPQAVKKWQALEGTSSIDGSSYLGSNDNTQTSIPTRPSGFADSFTSADGR